Proteins encoded by one window of Cyanobium sp. NS01:
- a CDS encoding IS3 family transposase (programmed frameshift) produces MKRTRHTAEQIIRKLKTAEQLIAQGKTVADVCRVIEVTQPTYHRWRQQYGGMQAEEARRLTQLEKENARLKKLLAEAELEKAMLKDLGRGKLLSPERRRRAVTVLQERYRASERLACRVVGQHRSTQRHGGKVVSIEEAKLRQRLREIAADHIRWGRRMAYRLLRREGWTVNHKRVQRLWREEGLQRPTPRKRKRARPADGSVRRHRAEHPHQVWAMDFQFDATADGRRLKFLNVIDEHSRLCLAIRVGRRCKAKDVVAVLEELTSLYPAPAYIRSDNGPEFIAQALRDWCEASSTTSTAYIEPGSPWENGFAESFNGRFRDEFLNTELFTTAPEAQILADRWRWEYNSLRPHSALQGRTPLEAAQQGAAA; encoded by the exons ATGAAACGCACCAGGCACACAGCCGAGCAGATCATCCGCAAGCTCAAGACGGCCGAGCAGTTGATCGCCCAGGGAAAAACCGTCGCCGACGTCTGCCGCGTCATCGAGGTCACGCAACCGACCTACCACCGCTGGAGGCAGCAGTACGGGGGCATGCAGGCCGAGGAGGCCAGACGGCTGACCCAGCTGGAGAAGGAGAACGCCCGGCTCAAGAAGCTTTTGGCGGAAGCAGAGTTGGAGAAGGCCATGCTCAAGGACCTCG GCCGAGGGAAACTTCTGAGCCCGGAGCGTCGCCGCAGGGCCGTCACGGTCCTGCAGGAGCGTTACCGGGCCTCTGAACGCCTGGCCTGCCGAGTGGTGGGCCAGCACCGCAGCACCCAGCGCCATGGCGGCAAGGTCGTCTCGATCGAGGAGGCCAAGCTCCGGCAGCGTCTCCGCGAGATCGCCGCGGACCACATCCGTTGGGGCCGCCGGATGGCCTACCGCCTGCTGCGGCGGGAGGGCTGGACCGTGAACCACAAACGGGTGCAACGGCTCTGGCGCGAGGAGGGGCTGCAGCGGCCCACTCCCAGGAAGCGAAAGCGGGCACGGCCCGCGGACGGCTCGGTGCGGCGTCATCGGGCTGAGCATCCCCACCAGGTGTGGGCCATGGACTTCCAGTTCGACGCCACCGCTGATGGGCGCAGGCTCAAGTTCCTGAACGTGATCGATGAGCACAGCCGCCTCTGCCTGGCGATCCGGGTCGGCAGGCGCTGCAAGGCCAAGGACGTGGTGGCCGTGCTGGAGGAACTCACCAGCCTCTACCCAGCACCGGCGTACATCCGATCGGACAACGGGCCGGAGTTCATTGCCCAGGCCCTACGGGACTGGTGCGAGGCCAGCAGCACTACCAGCACGGCCTACATCGAGCCAGGATCCCCGTGGGAGAACGGATTCGCCGAGTCGTTCAACGGCCGGTTCCGGGATGAGTTCCTCAACACCGAGCTGTTCACAACAGCCCCCGAGGCGCAGATCCTGGCCGATCGTTGGCGCTGGGAGTACAACTCACTCAGGCCGCACTCGGCCCTCCAGGGGCGTACGCCCCTGGAGGCAGCTCAACAGGGAGCTGCAGCATGA
- a CDS encoding NifU family protein: MTTETPTLDPRALTVENVERTLDELRPYLMADGGNVEVVEIEGPIVKVRLQGACGSCPSSTMTLKMGIERKLREAIPEVSEVVQVL, from the coding sequence ATGACCACTGAGACGCCCACTCTTGATCCTCGTGCCCTCACCGTGGAGAACGTGGAGCGCACCCTTGATGAGCTGCGCCCTTACCTGATGGCCGATGGGGGCAACGTCGAGGTGGTGGAAATCGAGGGGCCTATTGTGAAAGTGCGGTTGCAGGGAGCCTGTGGGAGCTGCCCGAGCAGCACCATGACCCTGAAGATGGGCATCGAACGCAAGCTGCGGGAGGCCATTCCTGAAGTCAGCGAGGTGGTGCAGGTGCTCTGA
- the serS gene encoding serine--tRNA ligase, protein MLDQRLLRSHPDQIVSQLARRGLSVDLIGLQLVATEERDLEQRRSGLQAEGNRIGKEVGQLIRGGADPGGPEVAALREQGNRVKQQVAVLEEEEKALQSQLREQLLTLPNLPAPEVPEGRSEADNVEVKRWGEPRPPAGLQEHWEIGERLGLWETERSVRIAQSRFITLLGAGARLERALIGFMLDHHTACGYTEVLPPVLVNSASLTGSGQLPKFAEESFQCAGDDLWLTPTAEVPLTSLHRDEVIPAEQLPLRYCAYTPCFRREAGSYGRDTRGLIRLHQFNKVELYWFCHPDQSAAALELITAQAESILEALQLPYRRIELCGADLGFSAARTFDLEVWLPGAGAYREISSCSLCHDFQARRSAIRFKQGKTTQLLHTLNGSGLAVGRTMAALLENGQQADGSVMLPAALAPYFGGERIA, encoded by the coding sequence GTGCTCGATCAGCGCCTGCTGCGCAGCCATCCCGACCAGATCGTGAGCCAGCTGGCCCGCCGCGGCCTGAGCGTGGATCTGATCGGCCTGCAGCTGGTGGCCACCGAGGAGCGCGACCTCGAGCAGCGCCGCAGCGGCCTGCAGGCCGAGGGCAACCGCATCGGCAAGGAGGTGGGCCAGCTGATCCGCGGCGGCGCCGATCCGGGCGGGCCGGAGGTGGCGGCCCTGCGGGAGCAGGGCAACCGGGTGAAGCAGCAGGTGGCGGTGCTGGAGGAGGAGGAGAAGGCGCTGCAGAGCCAGCTGCGCGAGCAGCTGCTCACCCTGCCCAACCTGCCCGCCCCCGAGGTGCCTGAAGGCCGCAGCGAGGCCGACAACGTGGAGGTGAAGCGCTGGGGCGAGCCGCGGCCCCCCGCCGGCCTGCAGGAGCACTGGGAGATCGGCGAGCGCCTGGGCCTGTGGGAAACCGAGCGCTCGGTGCGCATCGCCCAGAGCCGCTTCATCACCCTGCTGGGGGCCGGCGCGCGCCTCGAGCGCGCCCTGATCGGCTTCATGCTCGATCACCACACCGCCTGCGGCTACACCGAGGTGCTGCCGCCGGTGCTGGTGAACTCCGCCAGCCTCACAGGATCGGGCCAGCTGCCCAAGTTCGCCGAGGAGAGCTTCCAGTGCGCCGGCGACGACCTCTGGCTCACCCCCACCGCCGAGGTGCCGCTCACCTCCCTGCACCGCGATGAGGTGATCCCCGCCGAGCAGCTGCCCCTGCGCTACTGCGCCTACACCCCCTGCTTCCGCCGTGAGGCCGGCTCCTACGGCCGCGACACCCGCGGCCTGATCCGCCTGCACCAGTTCAACAAGGTGGAGCTCTACTGGTTCTGCCATCCCGACCAGTCGGCGGCGGCCCTGGAGCTGATCACCGCCCAGGCGGAATCAATCCTCGAGGCCCTGCAGCTCCCCTACCGCCGCATCGAGCTCTGCGGCGCCGATCTCGGCTTCTCCGCCGCCCGCACCTTCGACCTGGAGGTGTGGCTGCCCGGCGCCGGCGCCTACCGCGAGATCTCCAGCTGCTCCCTCTGCCACGACTTCCAGGCCCGCCGCTCCGCCATCCGCTTCAAGCAGGGCAAGACCACCCAGCTGCTGCACACCCTCAACGGCAGCGGCCTGGCCGTGGGCCGCACCATGGCCGCCCTGCTCGAAAACGGCCAGCAGGCCGATGGCTCGGTGATGCTGCCCGCCGCCCTGGCGCCCTACTTCGGAGGCGAGCGGATCGCTTGA
- a CDS encoding pentapeptide repeat-containing protein, with the protein MRQRPTSTWYDQQQRRRRSPFFRQLDRSFQFRVLIAAACSFVLLSAVNRFENCHRARLEPDCLTSNYLEIISIDNAEAFSIVAAAFVFIFEAGKRREREHHEMLDLLLSDRQAGTTNSLGRIRALEDLSAAGIWQDDFDLQRANLEGLHIPFSRWRGANFSGTVLRHADLHGVDLQGADFSDADLSGADLSAADLRGASFLRARLHQADLRGARLTGTDFQDADLSQALSDQPLPPSGTAASGPTMDVLSDTT; encoded by the coding sequence ATGAGACAGAGGCCCACCAGCACCTGGTACGACCAGCAGCAGCGGCGCCGCCGCTCACCCTTCTTCCGCCAGCTCGATCGCTCCTTCCAGTTCCGGGTGCTGATCGCCGCGGCCTGCTCCTTCGTGCTGTTGTCGGCGGTGAACCGCTTCGAGAACTGCCATCGCGCCCGCCTGGAGCCCGATTGCCTCACCAGCAACTATCTCGAGATCATCAGCATCGACAACGCCGAAGCGTTCAGCATCGTGGCCGCCGCCTTCGTGTTCATCTTCGAGGCGGGCAAGCGCCGCGAGCGCGAGCACCACGAGATGCTCGATCTGCTGCTCTCTGACCGACAGGCCGGCACCACCAACAGCCTCGGCCGCATCCGCGCCCTGGAGGATCTCTCAGCCGCTGGGATCTGGCAGGACGACTTCGATCTGCAGCGCGCCAACCTCGAGGGCCTGCACATTCCCTTCAGCCGCTGGCGGGGCGCCAACTTCTCCGGCACGGTGCTGCGCCATGCCGACCTCCACGGCGTGGACCTGCAGGGGGCCGATTTCAGCGACGCCGACCTCAGCGGCGCCGATCTCTCCGCGGCCGATCTCCGTGGCGCCAGCTTCCTGCGGGCCCGGCTGCACCAGGCCGATCTGCGCGGCGCCCGCCTCACCGGCACCGACTTCCAGGATGCCGATCTCAGCCAGGCCCTCTCCGATCAGCCCCTGCCGCCAAGCGGTACCGCCGCCAGCGGCCCCACAATGGATGTTCTCAGCGACACGACCTGA
- the rseP gene encoding RIP metalloprotease RseP: MGVLTALAILAGLIVVHEAGHFFAATWQGIRVSSFSIGFGPVLLERQRRGVQFALRAIPLGGFVAFPDDDEDSPIAKNDPDLLTNRPLHQRALVIAAGVLANLLLAWLVLVAQGVVVGLPAGFTSAPGVLVSGVLPGQPAAVAGLQPGDRIVALAGEDIGGGQQAVASLVEQIKAAPERDLTLVAERGDQRLALRLTPSDLDGVGRIGAQLQPNGTELFRPARSPLEVMGQASRDSWLLLKRTAGGFVTLVTHFGETASQVSGPVKIVEMGATLAQQGGGSLFLFTALISINLAVLNALPLPLLDGGQLALLLLEGVRGRPLPQRFQMAFMQSGFVFLVGLSMLLIVKDTSQLPAVQQLLGR, translated from the coding sequence ATGGGCGTTCTCACGGCACTGGCGATCCTGGCGGGACTGATCGTGGTGCACGAGGCCGGCCATTTCTTCGCGGCCACCTGGCAGGGCATCCGAGTGAGCAGCTTCTCGATCGGCTTCGGGCCGGTGCTGCTGGAGCGCCAGCGCCGGGGCGTGCAGTTCGCCCTGCGGGCCATCCCCCTGGGTGGCTTCGTGGCCTTCCCCGACGACGACGAGGACAGCCCGATCGCCAAGAACGATCCCGACCTGCTCACCAACCGCCCCCTGCACCAGCGCGCCCTGGTGATCGCCGCCGGGGTGCTGGCCAACCTGCTGCTGGCCTGGCTGGTGCTGGTGGCTCAGGGGGTGGTGGTGGGCCTGCCGGCCGGCTTCACCTCCGCGCCTGGGGTGCTGGTGTCGGGCGTGCTGCCCGGCCAGCCCGCCGCCGTCGCCGGCCTGCAGCCGGGCGATCGGATCGTGGCCCTGGCCGGTGAGGACATCGGCGGCGGCCAGCAGGCCGTGGCCTCCCTGGTGGAGCAGATCAAGGCGGCGCCGGAGCGCGATCTCACGCTGGTGGCCGAACGCGGCGATCAGCGCCTGGCCCTGCGGCTCACCCCCAGCGATCTCGATGGCGTGGGCCGCATCGGCGCCCAGCTCCAGCCCAACGGCACCGAGCTGTTCCGCCCGGCCCGCAGCCCCCTGGAGGTGATGGGCCAGGCCAGCCGCGACAGCTGGCTGCTGCTGAAGCGCACCGCCGGCGGCTTTGTCACCCTGGTCACCCACTTCGGTGAAACGGCCTCCCAGGTGTCCGGACCCGTGAAGATCGTGGAGATGGGCGCCACCCTGGCCCAGCAGGGCGGCGGCAGCCTCTTTCTGTTCACCGCACTGATCTCGATCAACCTGGCGGTGCTCAACGCCCTGCCGCTGCCGCTGCTCGATGGCGGCCAGCTCGCCCTGCTGCTGCTGGAGGGCGTGCGGGGGCGGCCGCTGCCGCAACGCTTCCAGATGGCCTTCATGCAGTCGGGCTTTGTGTTCCTGGTGGGCCTCAGCATGCTGCTGATCGTGAAGGACACCTCCCAGCTCCCCGCCGTGCAGCAACTGCTCGGGCGCTGA
- the nth gene encoding endonuclease III encodes MPRLATARQRAPQILERLGVLYPDATCSLDWRTPYELLVATMLSAQCTDERVNRITPALFERFPDAASAAVVDATEVEPYVHSAGFFRNKAKNIVAASRLLIERHGGEVPRTMEQLLELPGVARKTASVVLAWCYGINAGVTVDTHVSRLAQRLRLSRHSEPRRIEPDLMKLIPQPEWQTLSIRLIFHGRAVCTARSPRCPSCPIADLCPMGAGATR; translated from the coding sequence ATGCCCCGCCTCGCCACGGCCCGCCAGCGGGCGCCCCAGATCCTGGAGCGCCTCGGCGTGCTCTACCCCGATGCCACCTGCTCCCTCGACTGGCGCACGCCCTACGAGCTGCTGGTGGCCACCATGCTCTCGGCCCAGTGCACCGATGAACGGGTGAACCGGATCACCCCGGCCCTGTTCGAGCGCTTCCCCGACGCCGCCAGCGCCGCCGTGGTGGATGCCACCGAAGTGGAGCCCTACGTGCACTCGGCAGGGTTCTTCCGCAACAAGGCGAAGAACATCGTGGCCGCCTCACGGCTGCTGATCGAGCGCCATGGCGGCGAGGTGCCGCGCACGATGGAGCAGCTGCTGGAGTTGCCGGGCGTGGCCCGCAAGACCGCCTCGGTGGTGCTGGCCTGGTGCTACGGCATCAACGCCGGCGTCACGGTGGACACCCACGTGAGCCGCCTGGCCCAGCGGCTGCGCCTCAGCCGCCACAGCGAACCGCGCCGCATCGAGCCGGATCTGATGAAGCTGATCCCCCAGCCCGAGTGGCAGACCCTCTCGATCCGGCTGATCTTCCATGGCCGCGCCGTCTGCACGGCCCGCAGCCCCCGCTGCCCCAGCTGCCCGATCGCCGACCTCTGCCCGATGGGGGCAGGGGCCACGCGGTAG
- the rpsN gene encoding 30S ribosomal protein S14: MAKKSMIARDVKRKKMVERFSVKRAALKAAFEAAADPMERLEIHRKIQSLPRNSAPNRVRNRCWATGKPRGVYRDFGLCRNQLRDRAHKGELPGVVKSSW, translated from the coding sequence ATGGCGAAGAAGTCGATGATTGCGCGCGACGTCAAGCGCAAGAAGATGGTGGAGCGCTTCTCCGTCAAGCGCGCTGCCCTGAAGGCCGCCTTCGAAGCCGCCGCCGATCCGATGGAGCGGCTGGAGATCCACCGCAAGATCCAGTCCCTGCCGCGCAACAGCGCCCCCAACCGGGTGCGCAACCGCTGCTGGGCCACCGGCAAGCCCCGCGGCGTCTACCGCGACTTCGGCCTCTGCCGCAACCAGCTGCGCGACCGCGCCCACAAGGGTGAACTGCCCGGTGTGGTCAAGTCGTCCTGGTGA
- a CDS encoding polyribonucleotide nucleotidyltransferase: MQGQTQSISFDGREIRLTTGRFAPQAGGAVMVECGDTSVLVTATRSKGREGIDFLPLICDYEERLYAAGRIPGSFMRRESRPPERATLICRLIDRPMRPLFPNWMRDDLQIVATCLSLDERVPPDVLAVTGASMATLLARIPFNGPMAAVRVGLLGDDFVLNPTYRETERSELDLVVAGTPQGVIMVEAGANQLPEQDVIEAIDFGYEAVCELIKAQQNLLKELGIEQVIPEPLEEDPALPGFLAAECSQPIGELLKQFSLSKAERDEKLDAIKAEVGQKIAGLGEDDPIRKASGGKALGNAYKRLTKQLMRAQIVGEGKRVDGRSLDEVRPIQAAAGVLPKRVHGSALFQRGLTQVLSCATLGTPSDAQEMDDLNPSTEKTYLHHYNFPPYSTGETKPMRSPGRREIGHGALAERAIIPVLPAKESFPYVLRVVSECLSSNGSTSMGSVCGSTLALMDAGVPLKAPVSGAAMGLIKEGEEVRILTDIQGMEDFLGDMDFKVAGTEKGITALQMDMKITGLAVSTVAEAINQARPARLHILEKMLEAIDKPNQSLSPHAPRLLSFRIDPELIGTVIGPGGRTIKGITERTNTKIDIEDGGVVTIASHDGAAAEEAQRIIEGLTRRITEGEVFSGGVTRVIPIGAFVQILPGKEGMIHISQLSESRVEKVEDVVNVGDQVTVRVREIDNRGRINLTLRGVPQADTPVPV; this comes from the coding sequence GTGCAAGGACAAACTCAGTCGATCTCCTTCGATGGTCGGGAGATCCGGCTGACCACCGGGCGATTTGCTCCCCAGGCAGGGGGTGCTGTGATGGTGGAGTGTGGTGATACGTCGGTTCTGGTGACCGCCACCCGCTCCAAAGGCCGTGAAGGCATCGATTTCCTCCCCCTGATCTGCGACTACGAGGAGCGCCTCTACGCCGCCGGGCGCATCCCCGGCAGCTTCATGCGCCGCGAGTCGCGCCCCCCCGAGCGCGCCACGCTGATCTGCCGCCTGATCGACCGCCCGATGCGGCCGCTGTTCCCGAACTGGATGCGCGACGACCTCCAGATCGTGGCCACCTGCCTGTCGCTGGATGAACGGGTGCCGCCCGATGTGCTCGCCGTGACCGGCGCCTCGATGGCCACCCTGCTGGCCAGGATTCCCTTCAACGGCCCCATGGCCGCCGTGCGCGTGGGCCTGCTGGGTGACGACTTCGTGCTCAACCCCACCTACCGCGAAACCGAGCGCTCCGAGCTCGACCTGGTGGTGGCCGGCACCCCCCAGGGCGTGATCATGGTGGAGGCGGGCGCCAACCAGCTGCCCGAGCAGGATGTGATCGAGGCCATCGACTTCGGCTACGAAGCGGTGTGCGAACTGATCAAGGCCCAGCAGAACCTGCTCAAGGAGCTGGGCATCGAGCAGGTGATCCCCGAACCGTTGGAGGAAGATCCCGCCCTGCCCGGCTTCCTGGCAGCGGAGTGCAGCCAGCCCATCGGCGAGCTGCTCAAGCAGTTCAGCCTCAGCAAGGCCGAGCGCGATGAGAAACTCGACGCCATCAAGGCCGAGGTGGGCCAGAAGATCGCCGGCCTCGGTGAGGACGACCCCATCCGCAAGGCCTCCGGCGGCAAGGCCCTCGGCAACGCCTACAAGCGCCTCACCAAGCAGCTGATGCGCGCCCAGATCGTGGGCGAAGGCAAGCGCGTCGATGGCCGCAGCCTCGATGAGGTGCGTCCGATCCAGGCTGCCGCCGGCGTGCTGCCCAAGCGCGTGCACGGCTCGGCCCTGTTCCAGCGCGGCCTCACCCAGGTGCTCTCCTGCGCCACCCTCGGCACCCCCAGCGACGCCCAGGAGATGGACGACCTCAACCCGTCCACCGAGAAGACCTACCTGCACCACTACAACTTCCCCCCCTACTCCACCGGCGAAACCAAGCCGATGCGCTCCCCCGGCCGCCGCGAGATCGGCCACGGCGCCCTGGCGGAGCGGGCGATCATTCCGGTGCTGCCCGCCAAGGAATCCTTCCCCTACGTGCTGCGCGTGGTGTCGGAGTGCCTCAGCTCCAACGGCTCCACCTCCATGGGCTCGGTGTGCGGCAGCACCCTGGCCCTGATGGATGCGGGTGTGCCCCTGAAGGCCCCCGTGAGCGGCGCCGCCATGGGCCTGATCAAGGAGGGCGAGGAGGTGCGCATCCTCACCGACATCCAGGGCATGGAGGACTTCCTCGGTGACATGGACTTCAAGGTGGCGGGCACCGAGAAGGGCATCACCGCCCTGCAGATGGACATGAAGATCACCGGCCTGGCCGTGAGCACCGTGGCCGAGGCCATCAACCAGGCCCGTCCGGCCCGGCTGCACATCCTTGAGAAGATGCTCGAGGCGATCGACAAGCCCAACCAGAGCCTCAGCCCCCACGCCCCGCGCCTGCTCAGCTTCCGCATCGATCCGGAACTGATCGGCACCGTGATCGGCCCCGGCGGCCGCACGATCAAGGGCATCACCGAGCGCACCAACACCAAGATCGACATCGAAGACGGTGGCGTGGTGACCATTGCCAGCCACGACGGCGCCGCCGCCGAGGAGGCCCAGAGGATCATCGAGGGCCTCACCCGCCGCATCACGGAAGGGGAAGTGTTCAGCGGCGGGGTCACCCGCGTGATCCCCATCGGCGCCTTCGTGCAGATCCTGCCCGGCAAGGAGGGCATGATCCACATCTCCCAGCTCAGCGAATCGAGGGTGGAGAAGGTGGAGGATGTGGTGAATGTGGGCGATCAGGTGACCGTGCGCGTGCGCGAGATCGACAACCGCGGCCGCATCAACCTCACCCTGCGCGGCGTGCCCCAGGCCGACACCCCCGTGCCCGTCTGA
- a CDS encoding 3'(2'),5'-bisphosphate nucleotidase CysQ, with amino-acid sequence MLATTLTLPSGIALEELLAVLRRLSWGAADILRAYARGEQPPYGFAAALSVDSGGEGPVSAADLAVNRWLLDGLGGAFPDADWTLLSEETASEQLTAGQPLAAEWIWILDPLDGTKDFLQGTGEYAVHLALVRAGAPVLGVVLLPEMEELWIGVVAADGSEAWCESRSGERSPARLSGRRELGELVLVASRNHRDQRLEQLLGALELGDTKAIGSVGGKVATILRGETDLYISLSGKSAPKDWDMAAPEAVLRAAGGSFSHADGAPLTYNSGDVRQAGCLIASHGLAHGQLCERAAAAMAVIDPGFPL; translated from the coding sequence ATGTTGGCCACCACCCTCACCCTGCCCTCAGGCATCGCCCTGGAGGAGCTGCTGGCGGTGCTGCGGCGGCTGAGCTGGGGCGCAGCCGACATCCTGCGCGCCTATGCCCGCGGCGAGCAACCCCCCTACGGCTTTGCCGCCGCCCTCAGCGTGGACTCCGGCGGCGAGGGGCCGGTGAGTGCCGCTGACCTGGCCGTGAACCGCTGGTTGCTCGATGGCCTGGGCGGCGCCTTCCCTGACGCCGACTGGACCCTGCTCAGCGAGGAGACCGCCAGCGAGCAGCTCACGGCCGGCCAGCCCCTGGCGGCCGAGTGGATCTGGATCCTCGATCCCCTCGATGGCACCAAGGACTTTCTGCAGGGCACCGGCGAGTACGCCGTGCACCTGGCCCTGGTGCGCGCTGGCGCGCCGGTGCTGGGGGTGGTGCTGCTGCCGGAGATGGAGGAGCTCTGGATCGGCGTGGTGGCAGCTGATGGCAGTGAGGCCTGGTGCGAGAGCCGCAGCGGTGAGCGCAGCCCGGCCCGGCTCAGCGGGCGGCGCGAGCTGGGGGAGCTGGTGCTGGTGGCCAGCCGCAACCACCGCGACCAGCGGCTGGAGCAGCTGCTCGGCGCCCTGGAGCTGGGCGACACCAAGGCGATCGGCAGCGTGGGCGGCAAGGTGGCCACGATCCTGCGGGGCGAGACCGACCTCTACATCTCGCTTTCGGGCAAGAGTGCCCCGAAGGACTGGGACATGGCCGCGCCCGAGGCGGTGCTGCGGGCGGCCGGCGGCAGCTTCAGCCACGCCGATGGCGCGCCGCTCACCTACAACAGCGGCGACGTGCGCCAGGCCGGCTGCCTGATTGCCAGCCATGGCCTGGCCCACGGCCAGCTGTGTGAGCGGGCCGCGGCGGCCATGGCCGTGATCGACCCTGGCTTCCCGCTCTGA
- the rsmI gene encoding 16S rRNA (cytidine(1402)-2'-O)-methyltransferase, with the protein MTQQPEPAPGVLYLVGTPIGHLGDLSPRARQVLAGVNRIACEDTRRSGLLLHQLGLRGRDHGPRLLSFHQHNQAARLPELLAALQAGEAIAVISDAGLPGISDPGELLVAAARAAGLAVICVPGPSAVTTALVSSGLPCGRFCFEGFLPPRASQRRQRLQELAQDERTLVLYEAPHRLLDLLEDLLATVGDRPLRVARELTKRHEEQVGPTVMAALEHFRRTPPQGECTLVLGGAPAAAPAAWDEAALLQELEALVAGGLSGRDAARNLAERSGHSRRDLYALLHRGG; encoded by the coding sequence GTGACCCAACAGCCAGAACCGGCGCCGGGGGTGCTCTACCTGGTGGGCACGCCGATCGGCCATCTCGGCGACCTCTCGCCCCGGGCCCGGCAGGTGCTGGCGGGGGTGAACCGCATCGCCTGCGAAGACACCCGCCGCAGTGGCCTGCTGCTGCACCAGCTGGGCCTGCGCGGCCGCGACCATGGCCCGCGGCTGCTGTCGTTCCATCAGCACAACCAGGCCGCCCGGCTGCCCGAACTGCTGGCCGCCCTGCAGGCCGGTGAGGCCATCGCCGTGATCAGCGATGCGGGCCTGCCGGGCATCTCCGACCCCGGCGAACTCCTGGTGGCCGCCGCCCGCGCCGCCGGGCTGGCCGTGATCTGCGTCCCCGGACCCAGCGCCGTGACCACCGCCCTGGTGAGCAGTGGACTGCCCTGCGGCCGCTTCTGCTTCGAGGGCTTCCTGCCGCCACGGGCCAGCCAACGCCGCCAGCGCCTGCAGGAGCTGGCCCAGGACGAGCGCACCCTGGTGCTCTACGAAGCGCCGCATCGCCTGCTGGATCTGCTCGAAGACCTACTGGCCACGGTCGGAGACCGGCCCCTGCGGGTGGCCCGCGAACTCACCAAGCGCCACGAGGAGCAGGTGGGCCCCACGGTGATGGCGGCCCTGGAGCACTTCCGCCGCACCCCTCCCCAGGGGGAGTGCACTCTCGTGCTGGGTGGCGCCCCGGCCGCGGCTCCAGCCGCCTGGGATGAGGCAGCTCTGCTCCAGGAGCTCGAAGCCCTGGTGGCCGGCGGCCTCAGCGGCCGCGATGCGGCCCGGAACCTGGCGGAGCGCAGCGGCCACAGCCGCCGCGATCTCTACGCCCTGCTGCACCGCGGCGGCTGA
- a CDS encoding acireductone dioxygenase encodes MTLLAIYRNPATPGGQPELALRSSDGASIAAELAQRGITFQRWPARAQLPAGADQAQILSAYAAEVARVQEGGAYPSVDAIRLAPDHPDRQALRQKFLAEHTHSEDEVRFFVEGRGLFCLHLGEEVAQVLCEAGDWIAVPAGTRHWFDMGPEPHFCALRFFVNPEGWVAQFTGDPIAQAYPLLDALQVA; translated from the coding sequence ATGACTCTCCTGGCCATCTATCGGAACCCTGCCACCCCAGGCGGCCAGCCCGAGCTGGCCCTGCGCAGCAGCGATGGCGCCAGCATCGCCGCTGAGCTGGCCCAGCGCGGCATCACCTTCCAGCGCTGGCCCGCCCGGGCCCAGCTGCCCGCCGGCGCCGACCAGGCCCAGATCCTCTCCGCCTATGCCGCCGAGGTGGCCCGGGTGCAGGAGGGGGGCGCCTACCCCAGCGTGGATGCGATCCGCCTGGCCCCCGACCACCCCGATCGCCAGGCCCTGCGTCAGAAGTTCCTGGCCGAGCACACCCACAGCGAAGACGAAGTGCGCTTCTTCGTGGAGGGCCGCGGCCTCTTCTGCCTGCACCTGGGGGAGGAGGTGGCCCAGGTGCTGTGTGAAGCCGGCGACTGGATCGCCGTGCCCGCCGGCACCCGCCACTGGTTCGACATGGGTCCCGAACCCCACTTCTGTGCGCTGCGGTTCTTCGTCAACCCCGAGGGCTGGGTGGCGCAGTTCACAGGCGATCCGATTGCCCAGGCCTATCCCCTGCTCGATGCGCTGCAGGTGGCTTAG